In Gossypium hirsutum isolate 1008001.06 chromosome A10, Gossypium_hirsutum_v2.1, whole genome shotgun sequence, the DNA window ttttgaatttttaaaaaattaattaaatgttgacatgtcaTCCACGCAACAATCCACGTGTATGTCACATCAGGAAAGTTAACGACTTTCCCATCATTTTGgggatgatttgacaaaaatgcaagtttaagggttaaaacagatgaaaaattaaattaagggccaaaatgaattttttttaagttggagGGCCAAGGAaaacattataccaaaataaaatataactattactaGTATTTAAGTCTAACACTCCCCCCATTCCCTGGCTTAATAAATGCCATTAACACTCCCACCCACACGTGCACACATCACCACAGCTGTTTTTGTACCTGGCtttttaattagtaaaataacTCTTAGTtttattaaagaataaaaaaaattacttagtaaaaaatcgaaaatttaattaagtttttatgaaaaatgtataacgatatttttaattaatgaatatgaaataaaaaataatataggtaATTTTAAATAAGTTTGAGTTAAGAtgagtttaaataaattctgatGCTTATATAGGGACTAAGCTTGGAAAACTAagtatggtatcgataccatatataaactcaactcaatttCGATTTTATCCAATTTATGAAGACCTTTTCTTCAATGTGATTatcgttatttatttatttacaaaggcagatttttaatatatctttaaatttttttaaaaattttaattagcctcctcaaaatttttaaaaattttaattagcctcctcaaaatttttaaaatttactattaaatggtagaatttttaaaaaaaaaatcaattggagtcttttttttttaattttcataaaatctctaaaatttttaattagacttatcaaaatttttagaaattctcactaaaaccctcaaaacttttaaaaattttaattaaacctcCCAAAACTTAATGCTAAACatgtacaataaaaaaatattataaacaataaaattagaatCAGATTTTTTGgatatcatattttaaaaatagtgaaaaaaacaactaaaataattttatgttgaattgaaaattttgacatgCTTTAAATTGAATTTGCAACAATCTCCCTTCACTTAattgttttttagaaaaaatatatttggGGTTTTATATGAATTGTAATAGAGATTATTGTAACCCATTGAATTAAATTGAAGGACACAATGATTCCATTGTGTTACGACTATAGCAAAAagaaaaattgttgaatttgGAGGTTAGTTGGTGTCAACTAAAATATTCCAATACAAGGTTAGTTTTCCTAATAAAAAGCTTGTGATTTTGATAAATTCCACTTCATTCTAATCATGCTTATAGAGACCATCTACCGTAATTAGTGGACTAAATGCCTTTTGTCTTACAAGTTATTAATCATCAAAGACCATATCCAAGTAGTTAGTGGACTAAAggaagtaattttaaaaaaaaaaatctgttaGTCAAGTGTTTAAAGAAAGGTTATAACTTATAAACATGAATATTTCAAAGATTTCTTGTGAAAGAGTTAAGTTTACTCAATCAATTTAGTAGTGAGAGTTTTAGTAGTACTTTAACAAATTTATGAATTTGTTGATAATATATAGGGCTTAAAAGCAACGGCCAAGTGTAGTTCATGCGATTTTGTTAAGAGTTATTAGAAGAGGATTCCAGGAAGACTTGAGAGATGAAGGGGAATTTGAATGGTGAAGAAGGGCTAGACTCTTCTTAGAGGAGGAAGTAGTTTATATAGAAGAAGAGTCAAGAGTGGGCTCGTGTACAAGTGATCTAACCCTAAAGTTGATCGTAGAGCTAAGGAAAGCCTTGTTAGGCCATGACTTAATAGTATCATATGGAGTTCGTAGTAAAATTATGAAAGGTTTTATTGAAAGTGATAGACGGAATCTTTGAGTGAGCCTTGATGAGACTTGACATCGAGACTTCATTTTTCGGTGGTACATGTGAGGGGTGCATGGTAATCTTAAGTTGAACAAGTTTTTCCATGGGCAAATCCTTCTTGGTTAAAGCAACTGAATCAACGAAGCTCTTTAAATGAGATGATTAAATATAATTAGAGCTATAAATAAATACAACGTTCGATAAACAATTTGAGTTTATTTGTGTATGTTCATTtgtcaagttaaatgaataaatatgaatAAGATTTTTAAGCTCGTTTTTTAAACGAACCGAACACAAACAAAGTACGCTTAGTTCATTTATattcatgaacaattttatttatgttcaatTAAAGCtcatttaataaatcaaactTGTTTTTATTGTTCGATTATTTTAAGTAATACTATTATAGTTTTTTGtgcttatttaatttacttatagtatttttttattcattaatattGTTTATGAATATTAATGTTCACAAACAAATTCATctatcttaaatatatatatatatatatacaaacacccataattaaaaaaaacgaagaaaggatgaacacaattttaaaattattaacaaaTATGAGTCAAAACACGGACAACAGATCTGGGTTTTGTATATAACATGGAATCAAACCATGTTTCAATTGTGAATATAACCTATTAGATTCAATAGTGGTGGTTCCTTAAAGTCAATATTAGCATGCCATTCTTCATCATTAACATTAAGCTTAACACCAATACTAAAGCTCTGGAAATTGATGATAATAACAAAAGGATAAGAACACTGATTTTGTTGCGTGAAGGAAAGCAAAATGTGGAACTTGCctttttcctccttttttttctttattattaattttggattattcttttttccctttttaaaaaaaatgatattcattatttgattatatatataaaaaaaacatgttgAGCATGAGTAGTTGCGTTAATCAAATTTAGAATTATAAAATTGAGAATACAAGTGTTGATGGATAAGATTAAATTAAgttggtttgatttttttttccaaaatttatacCTACacctcaattatatcatatttatttttttaaaataatataattaaattattcataatAAATTTGGACTTAATTGGATGGCTAAACATGGACCATAAAAGGTCCTTTcagattaaaattgaaatttgaaagaaaaatgacattcatgttttatatatatatatatataacaaattttgTTGAATAAAACTTCTTGCAAATTATGCTGTTGTATTATGTTGAAGGAGTCCTATGGTGAACACCCTTTTCAGTGCCTtttccattatatatatatatattaaaagtagGGTCTAAAGTATTTTTCTCATGCTGTTACATGTCACatatttgattttccttttaacattttataaaagtggttaatttttaattttaatctttttaatatgtttaaattgggatttaatctttatacattaatttctaaacatcttataatgttttaaattagttaaaaattttataattaattaattagttcatatagttaatatcgttaacttttcaattaaaatattacatggttataaataatttgaaagtAGATTTATAAATCTAAAAcatatagagattaaattattgaaaataaaaatagtaagattaaatttcaaatatttgaaaTGTAGAGCCTTAAAGTCATGATATCAGACCAGTTGACATGCAAACCAATAAGACTGGTTGAAGAAAGCTAAAAACTGATTGaactgtgtttttttttaaatatttttttcttttttaatagtcTATTCAATTGAACCATACAAACTAGTGATCTAATCAATTTGATCACATGTTTAGTTTTGAAAATCTTGCTTGAAGTAtattttagttttcaaaattttactttataaacaaataatcaaatCAATGTAAAGcataaatagaaaatattaattatttataaaaatagtatttaaaagtttttaataaaatgatgCAATAACATatgctttaaaaatatttaaagtaaattatatatatatatttaatttttatacaaaaGCTAATTGAAATTACAAGAAGATAatggacttttttttttaaatctaatctTCATGTGATATTATTATTGATTACCTAAAAAATCTTAGAAGGAGCCTCTCACAACTTTCCCTTTATTtattaaactttatttaattgattgaaaatgtcaaaaaaacaaaataaatagagaaaaaataaaaataggaaggGTGGAATTGATTGAAGAGGACTTCACGTCATGAACAGTCTCTCTCAAATCATTTGCCTTCCTCTTAAAATTACTTTGTTGCTACAATTACTCATTTTAAAAAGGTCAATTTTGCTATTGGTAAAATATTATTTGGAGGAGgagaaataaatttttgaaaattttaatttttatggaaaataatattttaatttgttcaaAAATATTATTCATACTTGTATTATGTATACAGGGTAACACGAGATGGGCAAGGCCTAAGCCTCACTAAAATagaaattgttatttttaatattttcaaatttataaaaattttaagtggtaaaattgcactttatttctcaaaaatgataaaattttgatttagttttttaaaaattaaaaagataaaaaattgtattttagctttcataaaaatatataatttaatttcggcctccaGAAATATTTTTAGCTTTGCCCTTACATGCATAAATTGTAGATTTAGTCTATAGTCAATTGTAGTCATTGTGCTTTTCGAATTGTTCAATGCTAGTCcatatacttttttaaattttaaaatttcaattctgACCTAAACCGTAGCCGTTAACTTCATTAAAGTTATGTCAAATTATACTGTTGGTCCCATAAATTGTGAGTTTAGTCCCTATTcttcaatttaatcaattttagtttttatacttttttcgaattttaaaattttaatctcaactcaaatgataattattaaatcCATTAACTAAAATAACATGACTTTTTCTATGAATATGATGTGAAAATAGCAACTTGGCATGTCATTACACATTTAATAATATGTTTGTTACATAATATTTtagaaatagtaaaatttaaaacttaacaaatttaacAACTATTATTTAGTCatgacaaaataaattaaaattagaaaaatataaaaattaaaaataattaaattaaaatacaataattaaatcCAAGATTTACCTTCTAATAACAAATGGTATTATTTAtggaatttagaatttttatcaataaaataaaaaaaagtctcTTTAGCTTAACAAGTTATACAATCATATGTCACGCATggctaaaatttataaaatatccaTGCATTATCTTTTGGGTTATAAAAGcaagtatataattttttttaaaaaaaaatttgggaataatttaacTGTAAGTTTGGACAAACGATACGGTACGGTATGGtgtgtttagtttattttttgttaCGCCACAATAtcgctatagtatctaatctaTTTTTACATTAATCATAAGTAAACGTaccttaaattattttataaataatcctaataattgtttatttcatataaaataatttttttagcaaTAAAAACTTTTgacaatttcaaacaaaataaataaaattttgtttctaaCAAAAATGTGATGTATTTTTGTGATTGATGAAGAAGCAATAGCAAAATAACAATGTCAGCAAATATACTTTATTATGTCCATATAGGTAACTTGAGTTACTAAATTACTTCAATTTTAAAACTAACTTAAAAGTATCTTTATCCTACCACTGTGTTTTATTCAACAATAAATTTGATATGAGATTATGACATAAGCATAGGAGGGCTAATTCTTTTGCGACAAGATTTTTAAGTGTCGTATATTTAAAATCCGTTGACTATTCAATAAATTTGGTATTGTCGTATGACTCTGTTGAAAGTTCGAGTTGAAGGTGGATTTTATATAGGGAAAGTGCTTCGTCGGACAAACGCATAATCACATACAAAAGAAATGGTAGTCATTTGCCAATGGTAATAGTTTGAATCCAAGCCTCAAATGATATTAATGGGGTGACAGACGCAGGAGCGAAACTAGGGGAGATTCGCAAGGGCCCGGCCcttcctaaaatgaaaaaattttcatttagaacttttaaaattttaaaatttaaattaataaatataaaattacactttgaccctttaaaagtataaaaatttgatttaatcctttaaaaattataaaaatatgaattattaaaataataaaattacatttttaccatcataaaatttataatttttgctCAATCCAACAAAAAGTTTTGGCTCGATAAACccttatctccaacttgaaaaaAAATCCCAACTCAATCTAGAATAATATTGACCATTGACTCTCATAAACAAcaataaggttaaaatattaaaagaagtttcactttttttttttaaataactacCTATAATAACTGATTATTTAGATAGAAATTAGAAGTTCCTTATTTTggtctaacaaaatttaaaatatatacatatataatagtagatccattttaaatatatatatatataataaatttaatatattatttggtagtAGAGTTTGACATTTTTTTAGTGTGCTACTTATATGTTGGTATCTAAAGGTaaacaatgttaattttttagtgtataatttttattttagggttaATTCGATGAAAATTAATTGCTAACACAATTAAGattgaatttttcataattttgttaatagaataaatttagtgttaattgtgaatttgtttaattttatctttaatttgtaATATACAATCTGATGAATATGATTTAATTCGAGTTATAAGGTTGATTTattgaaagttaattgctaatattattagctaattatgTATTTCCATCTAATTAACTTTAAAACTCGAATTATacactaaaaagttaacattattacctttagaaaccaaaatatataacttttattaaatatatgtaccaaattggaaaaaaattcaaactcatAACAAATTATGTCTTAAGTGAATATAATATCAAcacaacaaattaaaaaaaatggcttaatataacatttaatacttgaacttgacatttttttcctagtttagtacctaaacttgacactttttcttaAGTTAGTACATAATCTTTTTGAGGTCcaatttggtacctgaacttaactctttttcttaatttgataCCTAATCTTTTTTTTGTTCGGTTTGGTACTTGTCAAATGGTTTACAAACTACTCAAATATgctaaaaatgttattttttatgagatagcaaaaataatcaatgtatgCCAGACATGTGACAGATATgatgttttattgtattttatatgttcaattacttttagttttaattaattaattattttattaaccaaaaataatgaatttcttttaatttggggttttaatttttttcttatctaATATTAATTTGTTAATCATAGCTCgatacttattttttaaacaaGAATTTCCTCTAATAATGACACTATTTTTGtagcataaattttttttaacaccgTTAGTATTTTAcgtaatttgtataacatttaataaatttaagtaccaaattgaacctaaaaaaagcttaggtaccaaattaagaagACAAAAAGCCAAGTTCAACTACCAAATTGAGCCcaaaaaagtttaagtaccaaattaggaaaaaattgtcaagtttagataccaaattgGGCAAAAAAAAGGTTAGGtatcaaattaggaaaaagtataaaatttaggtactaaatgttatattaagccaaaaaaatgtataaaagttTTGTTATAGGGTGAGCCATTGAGTATTAATTAAGTAGgcatgtttttaatttattttccatggatTTGTGCATGCTTAGAATTTGTACaataattactcataaataaAGACTTCTAAAAATGGGAATAAAAATTtgtcaattcaattcaattaattaaattaaagaatttaaatattatattttaaaggtTTGTAACGTACACCCTTTGGAATTCAACCCTACAATAAAACGgccaaattgtaaataaatattaatttatttaatcacaACTTTAGTCAAATTGTTGACCACCTTGTCCCCCCAAAACAATAATTTTCACTGCTTTACTCCATTAGTTTTCACCGCACAGTAAAAgagtttaaaaaggaaaacactTTTTCCTCCCACTCTTCAAATATTTGACCCCACAAGCTCTTTTTTATCGAAAATGGAAACCCACTTTTTGACACAAAGGGTAAATTTGTCCATCAAAAGTTCATATGTTTTTGGCCATAATTAGTGGTGCTCCTCCATTCTTTTGCCGACGGTGGTGGCGCCTTGGCCCCACGCGGTTAACGACAAGCGTGcgagattaaaaaaataaaattatctatagctatatattttaacttattttgaCCGTTGATCACGGACCAATAGTATCGAAACATGTCGACCGTTAGATCAAAAACCAACGAACAATTACTTCCGTTGGTTTACCCATTTTTTTAATTCACGAAATGGTAAAAAAATGAGCTTATATTTAAATACATAACTTACAAGGCTAAAATGGAACAGACATCCTCTGAAAGCAAACTGCTGCTATTGTTCTTGCCTTTGCCTCCTTCCCTTTCTTATTTCTGGGTTCTTTTCTTTGTCTTGTTTTGGGgttttggctttctttttcgaCGGCTACTTTTGTTGTCTTTGATGCTCACTTaacgaaatagaaaattttgtGATCTCTCGAAGGGCAAAAGCTTGAATTTGAAGAagaattcgattttttttaattttttttgctttttattatgAAGATAACGATTTAGAAGCTGGTAAATGTTGGTTGAACCTTCTTTTCAAATAAGGTGATACTTACTTCggggaatttttttttcatttttatactactgattttattattattcgctgttaattttgttattgttttgaAGCTAaactcaccaaaaaaaaaattccattttggCAGACGAAAATTTTCAGGTGAGAAAGTGGCGTTAATCTCAAGGTTGTCGAAAAAAGAAATAGCAATTAATCGGAGTATGCAAAAAAAATAGTTTGACTTCATataaaaaagggtttttttttcttttttctttttggtgtttggattttgggtttttttgAGTCTTTTGATAATGTCGTCGACTACTTCGTCGGAGATGCAAGAACCGAGCATCGACACTGATAAATTAAGTTACGAAATCTTTTCGATTCTTGAAAGTAAGTTTTTGTTTGGCTACGATGATCAGCAGAAGCTATGGATTCCGAAACCGATCTCGCCGGCATCTGAATCGCTGCCGTTGGTTCAACCGGGCGATGAGAATCCGATGTCGGCGATCAAGAACCAGAggggtaaaatatgtattttgAGTATCGACAGCGGCGGCATGCGGGGAATTCTGAGCGGTAAAGCTTTGGCTTATCTCGAACACGCGTTGAAATCCAAGTCGGGTAATCCAAATGCTCGAATCGCCGATTTTTTCGACGTGGCCGCCGGTTCTGGCGTCGGTGGTATCTTCACCGCCATGCTTTTCGCCACCAAAGATAACAGCCGCCCGATTTTTACCGCCGAGGAGACGTGGCGGTTCCTTGCTGAGAATGGGAAGCGGATGTACAGGTCCGGGAAAAGTAAAAACGGCGGTATTTTAAACAAGTTTTTTAAAATCGGTTCGACCGGGCCAAGTTCGACCGGTTTGGAAAAGGCGGTGAAGGAGACGTTCACGGCGGACGGAAGGAGTTTGACGTTGAAGGATACACTGAAACCGGTTTTGATCCCGTGTTACGATCTTTCCAGTACGGCGCCGTTCCTGTTCTCGAGGGCGGACGCCTTGGAGACGGACAGTTTCGATTTCCCATTATGGGAGGTTTGTCGTGCCACGTCGGCAGAACCGGGATTATTCGAACCGGTCAAGATGCGGTCTGTAGATGGTCAAACTAGTTGCGTGGCGGTTGATGGTGGGTTGGCAATGAGCAACCCGACCGCCGCCGCAATTACGCACGTGTTGCATAATAAACAGGAGTTTCCTTTTGTTAGAGGGGTCGAGGATATATTAGTGTTGTCCCTGGGGACCGGTTCGCTACTCGAGATAAGCTACGAATATGAAAAAGTCAAGAATTGGAAGGTCAAGGATTGGGCTAAACCGATGGCTCGAATATCCGGTGACGGCTCAGCCGACTCGGTGGACCAAGCAGTTGCCATGGCTTTCGGACACTGCAGAAGCAGCAATTACGTAAGAATTCAGGTATTCTATCTCAGTCTCACAACTCACaacttttatcttttttattcccATACATGAATGTTGAGAAAATAGACAGTTAAAACTTCGGTCTTTGGTCCTTTCCAAGACAATGGAAACCAGGCTGGTAATAGGAGTCTTTGTCTTTTACACTTTGGAATTCTTGAAGTAGGGGTTCAATGGGGGCCATTCATGCTTTCTGATTTCCCATTTTTTCCTTATTGTTGTTTACTGCTAAGCTAAGTAATTCTGGATTTTATAGATACCAATTGACATTTCTTTGAAAATGGGGACCTAAAGCAGCCGTTGAATTGTCTAagaatttcttttttcttgtaatAGAAAAGTTTTGTTTAGTCCTCCAAGTTATTGAATAATATAGGAATGTTTTCAACACTTGAGAAAAAAAAGGACCTGCGATTGAGGGGGGTTGTTTGTAAGAAGTAAAAGCTTGTATGGGGACATCATTTGAGTAAAGCTAAAAATATGCCGTTTATGATTTCACGTCCCTATATCTAGTATAGCGTGGCAAACATGCAATTCTATAATTAAATTTGGTCCTGGGTTCAATTCGATACACCATGATATTTGGATTCGGATTCGGGTGTGAGTGTtggtttttatgatttttaaccTACCCATAAAGGTGTTgaggaaaataaatattaagTGGTGGAGTCCCTTAATAATTTGGTcccttcatttatttatttctcttccCCCGTCCTTCTGTTCAGTTTTGTTGAAAAcaggctcttttttttttttagtatttaatttactttttgtaCAAACCTTAATTGTTTGCTTGCGAACCTAGAAAGATTggagttttcatttatttcttccctaaaatatttaaaattgatatagaAACCCTAAACCTGATAGATGAAAATCAACATTGCATCTTCATTATAATTTTCTGAAATGAAATATTTGGTGCGACAGGCAAATGGGACCAGTTTAGGACAGTGTGGCCCAAACGTAGACACAGACCCCAGCCCCAGCAACGTAAAGATGCTGATCGCCATAGCCGAGGAAATGCTGAAGCAGAAGAACGTAGAGTCCGTGTTGTTCGGAGGCAAAAGGCTGGCCGACCAAACCAACTTCGAGAAACTCGATGGTTTCGCCGCTCAACTCGTGCTTGAACATCAGAGGCGGAGTTGTAGGATTGCTCCCACTGTCGCTTTCAAGCAACCTAATAACCCTAAACCCACCACCCCTtaagaaaattttcataattttctcgagaaaatttgtaccaaatataatttatataaatatataaaaaaaaggtatGCTTTTCTTTTCATTCCATGCATTACTATAGTAgtgttatatacatatatatatttatttattttaatgttttttcaaAGAAAGCATCTTAAAGAGTGGACCCTTTTAATTAATAGAAATGATCAAATGGGGACATTTGGTTTTATTAGGGAAGATGCTGacatttttattatgttataaagTTATGGAAtgagttttgatgattttgtcaaacgtaattattattatttttgtatacatgtcataattCAATGTGACCCATTGTATCAAGGTTTAACTCACTTTATTTATCCAATctactacttttttttttatgtaatatatgaCCATTTTGACGTTTTTTACGCAAAATCCAAACTTACTTTTTCAACTCTTCAAATGTCTTTTTCAAGTGGAAGGCAGACCAATTCCATACCAATACAATTTCTCAAAAGGGTGGCTAACATATATCACTTTGTTGTACTCAATTTAAAAGAAGTTTTTAAAGTGTGGAGAATTTTTTAACAGTAGTTAATATTGTTTTGAGCACCATGCTCACCAAAAAAAATGTGAAGATTTACTTTTGATGGGATTTAAACTCATGCTCTTATATGATATTTGTGGATAAGATAAATATCACCCGAGGATAAAATCAAGCATAAATATTTCTTATATTATTAACTTCTTACGGATCCATCTTTCCTCAACAAaccttaatattatttattacatAGTGTTTTGCAAGGCTTGAATTGCCATTTCATGTATAtgattcaaagaaaaaaaaaaagaacagagaGGGAAACAGTGATGTGGGGAAGACAGCTCCCAGTGCTGTCTGTCTACCGACACTTGTGGCTTTGAAAGAATGAAatggtaatttagtcattttatggGGACAAATCTCTCATTGAATATATATCtaataaatgaagaaaaaaaaatgagaaaaggtCTGTCCGATTCCGTAGTCCT includes these proteins:
- the LOC107944626 gene encoding patatin-like protein 6 — protein: MSSTTSSEMQEPSIDTDKLSYEIFSILESKFLFGYDDQQKLWIPKPISPASESLPLVQPGDENPMSAIKNQRGKICILSIDSGGMRGILSGKALAYLEHALKSKSGNPNARIADFFDVAAGSGVGGIFTAMLFATKDNSRPIFTAEETWRFLAENGKRMYRSGKSKNGGILNKFFKIGSTGPSSTGLEKAVKETFTADGRSLTLKDTLKPVLIPCYDLSSTAPFLFSRADALETDSFDFPLWEVCRATSAEPGLFEPVKMRSVDGQTSCVAVDGGLAMSNPTAAAITHVLHNKQEFPFVRGVEDILVLSLGTGSLLEISYEYEKVKNWKVKDWAKPMARISGDGSADSVDQAVAMAFGHCRSSNYVRIQANGTSLGQCGPNVDTDPSPSNVKMLIAIAEEMLKQKNVESVLFGGKRLADQTNFEKLDGFAAQLVLEHQRRSCRIAPTVAFKQPNNPKPTTP